In one Bacteroidota bacterium genomic region, the following are encoded:
- a CDS encoding ATP-binding protein, protein MDLSDIKRYVRLGEGQHIEFKHRAPRPERIAKEIIALANARGGKLFVGVEDDGTIRGVRDVEEERFAFQQALETHCDPPVAHTMEQVPVTRKREVLVIDVPESTEKPHYLVGALNGNGRARTPYVRVADQSIEASREAVRLMKHERAPGDVRFEFGDKERVLMRYLDRHEQITVEGFARLVDIPKRRASQTLVLLAKANLLRLHPSEQADYFTLAYDVE, encoded by the coding sequence ATGGACCTGTCCGACATCAAACGGTACGTCCGCCTCGGCGAGGGGCAGCACATCGAGTTCAAGCACCGCGCCCCGCGGCCGGAGCGGATCGCCAAGGAGATCATCGCGCTCGCCAACGCCCGCGGCGGCAAGCTCTTCGTCGGGGTCGAAGACGACGGGACGATTCGCGGGGTGCGCGACGTGGAAGAGGAGCGCTTCGCGTTCCAGCAGGCGCTCGAGACGCACTGCGACCCGCCGGTGGCGCACACGATGGAGCAGGTGCCGGTCACCCGCAAGCGCGAGGTGCTCGTGATCGACGTCCCCGAGAGCACCGAGAAGCCGCACTACCTCGTCGGTGCCCTGAACGGCAACGGGCGGGCGCGGACCCCCTACGTCCGCGTTGCCGACCAGAGCATCGAGGCCAGCCGCGAGGCGGTCCGGCTGATGAAGCACGAGCGCGCGCCCGGCGACGTCCGGTTCGAGTTCGGCGACAAGGAGCGGGTCCTGATGCGCTACCTCGACCGTCACGAGCAGATCACCGTTGAAGGCTTCGCCCGCCTCGTCGACATCCCGAAGCGCCGCGCCTCGCAGACGCTGGTTCTGCTCGCGAAGGCCAACCTCCTCCGGCTCCACCCGAGCGAGCAGGCCGATTACTTCACGCTCGCCTACGACGTGGAGTAA
- a CDS encoding NAD(P)H-dependent glycerol-3-phosphate dehydrogenase yields the protein MSNLADQPIAMLGAGSWGTALAHSLAVFGGHEVRLWARRPELVETVRRERRNLEYLPNAVLPERVVVTSDIDQAVDGCALVVVATPSQSVRAVAGSVAGALGAEHAVVSVAKGIEIGTLLTTTGVLREVLPAADPDRIGVLYGPSHAEEVGAGKPTTVVVAMPDDAVAHGAQQAFMTDRLRVYVNADLVGVEIAGSVKNVMALAAGMADGVGLGDNAKAALVTRGLAEIKRLGLALGADPLTFAGLAGLGDLIVTCFSRHSRNRYFGEQIGRGRSLGDVEHEMRMVAEGVKTTNSAKALAERHGVEMPITEAVYDILFNHLRPEDAVYELMTRAAKREDALAEVGKG from the coding sequence ATGTCGAATCTCGCTGACCAACCTATCGCGATGCTCGGGGCCGGGAGCTGGGGCACGGCGCTCGCGCACAGCCTCGCCGTCTTCGGCGGGCACGAGGTCCGGCTCTGGGCGCGGCGCCCCGAACTCGTCGAGACCGTCCGGCGCGAGCGGCGCAACCTCGAATACCTCCCCAACGCCGTCCTGCCTGAGCGCGTCGTAGTTACCTCGGACATCGACCAGGCCGTCGACGGGTGCGCGCTCGTCGTCGTTGCCACGCCCTCGCAGTCGGTGCGTGCGGTCGCTGGGTCGGTCGCGGGCGCGCTCGGGGCAGAGCACGCCGTCGTCTCCGTGGCCAAAGGCATTGAGATCGGGACGCTCCTGACGACGACCGGCGTGCTCCGCGAGGTGCTCCCCGCGGCCGACCCCGACCGGATCGGGGTGCTCTACGGCCCGAGCCATGCCGAGGAAGTCGGCGCGGGCAAACCGACGACCGTCGTGGTGGCGATGCCGGACGACGCCGTCGCCCACGGCGCCCAGCAGGCGTTCATGACCGACCGGCTGCGGGTCTACGTCAACGCCGACCTCGTCGGGGTCGAGATCGCGGGCTCGGTCAAGAACGTCATGGCCCTCGCCGCGGGGATGGCCGACGGGGTCGGGCTGGGCGACAACGCGAAGGCGGCGCTCGTCACGCGCGGCCTGGCCGAGATCAAGCGGCTCGGCCTCGCCCTCGGCGCGGACCCGCTGACCTTCGCCGGCCTCGCGGGCCTGGGCGACCTCATCGTGACCTGCTTCAGCCGCCACAGCCGCAACCGCTACTTCGGCGAGCAGATCGGGCGCGGACGCTCGCTCGGCGACGTGGAGCACGAGATGCGCATGGTCGCCGAGGGCGTCAAGACCACCAACTCGGCGAAGGCGCTCGCCGAGCGGCACGGGGTCGAGATGCCGATCACCGAGGCGGTCTACGACATCCTGTTCAACCACCTCCGGCCCGAGGACGCGGTCTACGAGCTGATGACGCGGGCGGCGAAGCGGGAGGACGCCCTGGCCGAGGTGGGGAAGGGGTGA
- the purM gene encoding phosphoribosylformylglycinamidine cyclo-ligase — protein MTTYRDAGVDIAAGDETVDRIKGLVRQTFTPGVLADIGAFGGFFELPAGYRQPVLVSSIDGVGTKLKVAVRAGRHDTVGQDLVNHCVNDIAVCGARPLFFLDYLGTGRLDPDVAEQIVSGFVAACEANGCALVGGETAEMPGIYDVGDYDLAGCIVGIVERDGVLDGSRVEAGDVLLALPSTGLHTNGYSLARAVLFEHFEVTGRPGELGGESVGEALLRVHRSYLDAIQALIDQDLAHGFAHVTGGGIEGNTRRVVPDGLGLDIDWSAWTRPAIFELIGRLGEVPEEDLRSTFNLGAGLVAVVAPDRKDEAVAVWEAMGETPFEIGRITG, from the coding sequence ATGACTACCTACCGCGACGCCGGCGTCGACATCGCCGCCGGGGACGAGACCGTCGACCGCATCAAAGGCCTCGTCCGCCAGACCTTCACGCCGGGCGTGCTCGCCGACATCGGCGCGTTCGGCGGGTTCTTCGAGCTGCCGGCGGGCTACCGGCAGCCGGTGCTCGTCTCGTCGATCGACGGCGTCGGGACGAAGCTCAAGGTGGCCGTCCGCGCCGGGCGGCACGACACGGTGGGGCAGGACCTCGTCAACCACTGCGTCAACGACATCGCCGTCTGCGGGGCGCGCCCCCTGTTCTTCCTCGACTACCTCGGCACGGGGCGGCTCGACCCCGATGTGGCCGAGCAGATCGTCAGCGGGTTCGTCGCGGCGTGCGAGGCCAACGGCTGCGCACTCGTCGGCGGCGAGACGGCCGAGATGCCCGGCATCTACGACGTGGGCGACTACGACCTCGCCGGCTGCATCGTTGGGATCGTCGAGCGCGACGGGGTCCTCGACGGCAGCCGGGTCGAGGCGGGCGACGTGCTCCTCGCCCTCCCGTCGACGGGCCTCCACACGAACGGCTACTCCCTCGCCCGCGCCGTCCTCTTCGAGCATTTCGAGGTCACCGGCCGGCCCGGCGAACTGGGCGGGGAGAGCGTAGGCGAGGCGCTGCTGCGGGTCCACCGCTCCTACCTCGATGCGATCCAGGCCCTCATCGACCAAGACTTGGCCCACGGGTTCGCCCACGTCACGGGCGGCGGGATCGAGGGCAACACGCGCCGGGTCGTGCCAGACGGGCTGGGGCTGGATATCGACTGGAGCGCCTGGACGCGGCCTGCGATCTTCGAGTTGATCGGGCGGCTCGGCGAGGTGCCGGAGGAGGACCTGCGGAGCACCTTCAACCTCGGCGCGGGGCTGGTCGCGGTGGTCGCGCCGGATAGGAAAGACGAGGCCGTCGCCGTCTGGGAGGCGATGGGGGAGACGCCGTTCGAGATCGGTCGCATCACCGGGTAG
- a CDS encoding CIA30 family protein, protein MPYATFLLAALLFASVPMASAQDAAPRVLIDFSEPDQADRWRIVNDNVMGGRSEGGPAFTDSTLVFSGSTNTNGGGFSSIRTRAAGFALGDADGILVRYRADGRTYEIGLQTGERAGGFPIAYRASFETAASDGTWQEAKLPFTAFRGSSIGRPVEGAVLDPAGATVLELFIYDGQDGPFRIEVDRIAAYTEPG, encoded by the coding sequence ATGCCGTACGCTACCTTTCTCCTCGCTGCCCTCCTCTTCGCCTCCGTCCCGATGGCCTCCGCCCAAGACGCCGCACCGCGCGTCCTCATCGACTTCTCCGAGCCCGACCAGGCCGACCGCTGGCGCATCGTCAACGACAACGTGATGGGCGGCCGCTCTGAGGGCGGCCCCGCCTTCACCGACTCGACCCTCGTCTTCTCCGGGTCCACCAACACCAACGGCGGCGGCTTCTCCTCCATCCGCACCCGTGCCGCCGGTTTCGCGCTCGGCGACGCCGACGGTATCCTCGTCCGCTACCGGGCCGACGGGCGCACCTACGAAATCGGCCTTCAGACGGGCGAGCGCGCCGGGGGCTTCCCGATTGCTTACCGCGCCTCGTTCGAGACCGCGGCCAGCGACGGGACCTGGCAGGAGGCCAAGCTGCCCTTCACCGCCTTCCGCGGCTCCAGCATCGGCCGCCCGGTCGAGGGCGCGGTGCTCGACCCGGCGGGGGCCACCGTGCTCGAACTGTTCATCTACGACGGACAGGATGGCCCCTTTCGCATCGAGGTGGACCGGATCGCGGCCTACACAGAACCAGGCTGA
- a CDS encoding DNA starvation/stationary phase protection protein yields the protein MSESVATQTAQPQTAHAPEASGQDSGLELKASMHAQPIRKVGEYEGNPIGLSEEACKAIAPELDKHLAAYNVLYHQYHKHHWLVVGPQFRDLHLFLEEHYQKVHEHMDKVAERLTVLGFVPTCSPIEQEKLSYIRHEPEGQFRVRTMLDLDLAAERKVSISLRETVKLCLEHGDFGTKKLLEKMLQHAEDRAHHLEHFLEEDSLAIGLFHDASDLK from the coding sequence ATGTCTGAATCTGTCGCCACCCAAACCGCTCAACCTCAAACTGCGCACGCGCCCGAAGCCAGCGGGCAGGACAGCGGCCTTGAACTCAAAGCCTCCATGCACGCCCAGCCCATCCGCAAGGTCGGCGAGTACGAGGGCAACCCCATCGGCCTCAGCGAGGAAGCCTGCAAGGCTATCGCGCCGGAGTTGGACAAGCACCTCGCGGCCTACAACGTGCTCTACCACCAGTACCACAAGCACCACTGGCTCGTCGTGGGGCCGCAGTTCCGCGACCTCCACCTCTTCCTCGAAGAACACTACCAGAAGGTGCACGAGCACATGGACAAGGTGGCCGAGCGCCTGACCGTGCTCGGGTTCGTCCCGACATGTAGCCCCATCGAGCAGGAGAAGCTGAGCTACATCCGCCACGAGCCGGAAGGCCAGTTCCGCGTCCGCACGATGCTCGATCTCGACCTCGCCGCCGAGCGCAAGGTGAGCATCAGCCTCCGCGAGACCGTGAAGCTCTGCCTGGAGCACGGCGACTTCGGGACGAAAAAGCTCCTGGAGAAGATGCTCCAGCACGCCGAGGACCGGGCGCACCACCTCGAGCACTTCCTCGAAGAGGACAGCCTCGCCATCGGCCTGTTCCACGACGCGTCGGACCTCAAATAG
- a CDS encoding enoyl-CoA hydratase-related protein, which yields MSDLVLRDHDGPVLTLTLNRPDKRNALSAALVGALGDALAEAAADDAVRVVVLTGAGKVFSAGADLAALEALQTASPMDNLADSQHLAGLFEAIYRHPKPVMAKVNGHAIAGGCGLAAVCDFALVSERAKLGFTEVRIGFVPAIVSVFVLRKLGEAAARDLMLRGHLVTAAEAAAAGLVTRAVAADDLDEAAGTLAHELASQTSGTAVALTKQLLADVPGMGLAEALGHAAKLNALARGTDDCKAGIAAFLGKTDPPWRVAKGG from the coding sequence ATGTCTGACCTCGTACTGCGCGACCACGACGGCCCTGTCCTCACCCTCACCCTCAACCGCCCCGACAAGCGCAACGCGCTCAGCGCCGCCCTCGTTGGGGCGCTGGGCGACGCCCTTGCAGAGGCCGCCGCCGACGATGCGGTTCGTGTCGTTGTGCTGACGGGGGCGGGCAAAGTATTCTCCGCCGGGGCCGACCTCGCGGCACTGGAGGCGCTCCAGACGGCCTCGCCGATGGACAACCTCGCCGACAGCCAGCACCTCGCCGGCCTCTTCGAGGCGATCTACCGGCACCCGAAGCCGGTCATGGCGAAGGTCAACGGGCACGCGATCGCGGGCGGCTGCGGGCTCGCCGCGGTGTGCGACTTCGCCCTCGTCTCGGAGCGCGCCAAGCTGGGCTTCACCGAGGTGCGGATCGGGTTCGTCCCGGCCATCGTCTCCGTCTTCGTGCTCCGCAAGCTCGGCGAGGCGGCGGCGCGAGACCTGATGTTGCGCGGCCACCTCGTCACCGCAGCCGAGGCGGCCGCCGCCGGGCTCGTCACCCGGGCCGTTGCCGCGGACGACCTCGACGAGGCCGCGGGCACCCTCGCGCACGAGCTCGCGAGCCAGACCAGCGGGACCGCCGTCGCCCTCACCAAGCAGCTCCTCGCCGACGTGCCGGGGATGGGGCTTGCCGAAGCGCTCGGCCACGCCGCGAAGCTCAACGCCCTCGCCCGAGGCACCGATGACTGCAAGGCAGGAATCGCCGCGTTCCTCGGCAAGACGGACCCGCCGTGGCGAGTGGCAAAGGGAGGGTGA
- the fbp gene encoding class 1 fructose-bisphosphatase encodes MHTVTAPTQQSLANGGGKLKTLEQFILERQSDVPGSTGQFSRLIRDIALAAKIVDRDVRKAGLVDIFGEAGGENATGDTQKKLDVLAHDEFVRALRRGGEVCMIGSEEHDEAIPIRTAGHSGRYIVLMDPLDGSSNVDVNVSIGTIFSIYRLPEGCEEPTTEHCLQPGRDQVAAGYVVYGSSTMLVYTTGAGVNGFTLDPSIGEFLLSHPSIQTPDTGRIYSINEGNYRSWEAGTKDYIKWLQIEDEATERPYTSRYIGSFVADFHRNLLKGGIYIYPANVRDPRGKLRLMYEANPMAFIVEQAGGRASTGTQPILDVKPEMLHQRTPVYIGSADMVEMAEDFVAGRRTLKG; translated from the coding sequence ATGCACACCGTAACCGCTCCGACCCAGCAGTCGCTCGCCAACGGCGGCGGCAAGCTCAAGACCCTCGAACAGTTCATCCTCGAGCGCCAGAGCGACGTGCCCGGTTCGACGGGGCAGTTCTCGCGCCTGATCCGCGACATTGCCCTCGCGGCGAAGATCGTGGACCGCGACGTGCGCAAGGCCGGCCTCGTGGACATCTTCGGCGAGGCCGGGGGCGAGAACGCGACTGGCGACACCCAGAAGAAGCTCGACGTGCTCGCCCACGACGAGTTCGTCCGGGCGCTTCGGCGCGGCGGCGAGGTCTGCATGATCGGCTCCGAGGAGCACGACGAGGCCATCCCGATCCGCACCGCCGGCCACTCTGGCCGCTACATCGTGCTCATGGACCCGCTCGACGGCTCCTCGAACGTTGACGTCAACGTCTCGATCGGGACCATCTTCTCGATCTACCGCCTCCCCGAGGGCTGCGAGGAGCCGACGACCGAGCACTGCCTCCAGCCGGGCCGCGACCAGGTCGCCGCCGGCTACGTCGTCTATGGCTCCTCGACGATGCTCGTCTACACGACCGGGGCGGGCGTCAACGGCTTCACGCTCGACCCCTCCATCGGCGAGTTCCTGCTGTCGCACCCCAGCATCCAGACCCCGGACACGGGGCGCATCTACTCTATCAACGAGGGCAACTACCGCTCGTGGGAGGCCGGGACGAAGGACTACATCAAGTGGCTCCAGATCGAGGACGAAGCCACGGAGCGCCCCTACACCTCGCGCTACATCGGCTCCTTCGTCGCTGATTTCCACCGCAACCTCCTCAAGGGCGGCATCTACATCTACCCAGCCAACGTGCGCGACCCGCGCGGCAAGCTCCGCCTGATGTACGAGGCCAACCCGATGGCCTTCATCGTCGAGCAGGCCGGCGGCCGCGCCTCGACGGGCACCCAGCCGATCCTCGACGTGAAGCCGGAGATGCTGCACCAGCGCACCCCGGTCTACATCGGCAGCGCCGACATGGTGGAGATGGCCGAGGACTTCGTCGCCGGCCGCCGCACGCTGAAGGGGTGA
- a CDS encoding TIGR04282 family arsenosugar biosynthesis glycosyltransferase, which yields MSAPAQPRRAALLVFAKQPEPGAVKTRLTALLTPGEAADLYAAFLFDSLDAYRHLAETVPLDVRLYLAPSARPAPEGFAPDGASVHAQRGDGLGARMLSAFVETFVAGYERVAVIGTDHPTLPLAFVARAFEELAAPLSVVLGPSDDGGYYLLGMNEVYPQLFQDMTYSHPHVFAETLDRAQATGAAVSVLPPWYDVDTPDALGRLAADLADGEAAHAPRRTRELLAILCEKYEALV from the coding sequence ATGAGCGCACCCGCCCAGCCGCGCCGCGCGGCGCTCCTCGTCTTCGCCAAGCAGCCCGAGCCGGGGGCCGTCAAGACCCGGCTGACGGCCCTCCTGACGCCGGGCGAAGCGGCCGATCTCTACGCAGCCTTCCTCTTCGACAGTCTCGACGCCTACCGGCACCTGGCGGAGACCGTGCCGCTCGACGTGCGGCTCTACCTCGCCCCGTCGGCCCGCCCCGCGCCCGAAGGCTTTGCCCCCGACGGGGCCTCCGTCCACGCACAGCGCGGCGACGGCCTGGGTGCTCGGATGCTGAGCGCCTTCGTCGAGACCTTCGTCGCGGGCTACGAGCGCGTCGCCGTGATCGGGACCGACCACCCGACGCTGCCCCTCGCGTTCGTCGCACGCGCGTTCGAGGAGCTGGCCGCGCCGCTCTCCGTCGTCCTCGGGCCGAGCGACGACGGCGGGTACTACCTCCTCGGGATGAACGAGGTCTACCCGCAGCTCTTCCAGGACATGACCTACAGCCACCCCCATGTCTTCGCCGAGACCCTGGACCGGGCGCAGGCTACGGGGGCGGCCGTCAGCGTGCTCCCTCCGTGGTACGACGTGGACACGCCCGACGCGCTCGGCCGCCTCGCCGCCGACCTCGCGGACGGGGAGGCCGCGCACGCGCCACGCAGAACCCGTGAACTCCTCGCCATCCTTTGCGAGAAATACGAAGCGCTAGTGTAG
- a CDS encoding response regulator, producing MTRILLVEDNPGDAVIFRETLDGSELDYDLVHAQRLGEGLEHLGGAAFDILMVDLSLPDAQGMETVGQVRDAAPDVPLIVLTGLDDAASAAEAKRLGAVDYLVKWYVDSTSLARYIRYAIAQYEIERKRAADETVAEPSPAPPPAAEEPEAERPPPDPLPEPGTPEPADPLAGPSTPQADGLLRGAAECALAFAERSERRSAWMADVLRSALDLHRVAAGEVGVQPEGVDVLDLARQAAAAQRGLAMQCGVPLHVDSERKKVMAQADRNLVTGTLRRLVVDALQAADAAGVELRVGVEGPQAVVEAVWTESRASLDAAADCVALGRSVVEQTMRLAGGEALRQGDASGRHVLTLRLPGPA from the coding sequence ATGACCCGTATCCTGCTGGTCGAGGACAACCCCGGCGACGCCGTCATCTTCCGCGAGACGCTGGACGGCAGCGAGCTGGACTACGACCTCGTCCACGCCCAGCGCCTCGGCGAGGGCCTCGAGCACCTGGGCGGTGCGGCCTTCGACATCCTGATGGTCGACCTCTCGCTGCCCGACGCGCAGGGGATGGAGACCGTCGGCCAGGTCCGCGACGCTGCCCCCGACGTGCCGCTGATCGTGCTGACCGGCCTGGACGACGCGGCCTCGGCCGCCGAGGCCAAGCGCCTCGGGGCCGTGGACTACCTCGTCAAGTGGTACGTCGACAGCACCTCGCTGGCACGCTACATCCGCTACGCGATCGCGCAGTACGAGATAGAGCGAAAGCGTGCTGCGGACGAGACGGTCGCAGAACCTAGCCCGGCCCCGCCGCCGGCCGCCGAGGAGCCCGAAGCCGAGCGTCCGCCCCCGGACCCGCTCCCCGAGCCCGGCACGCCGGAGCCGGCGGATCCGCTGGCCGGCCCGTCGACGCCGCAGGCCGACGGGCTGCTGCGCGGCGCGGCCGAGTGCGCCCTCGCCTTCGCCGAGCGCTCCGAGCGTCGCAGCGCGTGGATGGCCGACGTGCTGCGCTCGGCGCTCGACCTGCACCGGGTGGCGGCGGGCGAAGTCGGGGTCCAGCCGGAGGGCGTGGACGTGCTCGACCTCGCGCGGCAGGCCGCCGCGGCGCAGCGAGGCCTGGCCATGCAGTGCGGCGTCCCGCTCCACGTAGACTCGGAGCGCAAAAAGGTCATGGCGCAGGCGGACCGCAACCTCGTCACCGGCACGCTGCGCCGCCTCGTGGTCGATGCCTTGCAGGCGGCCGACGCGGCCGGCGTCGAACTCCGCGTCGGCGTCGAGGGGCCGCAGGCCGTCGTCGAGGCGGTGTGGACCGAGAGCCGGGCGTCGCTCGACGCCGCCGCCGACTGCGTCGCGCTCGGCCGCAGCGTGGTCGAGCAGACCATGCGCCTGGCCGGCGGCGAGGCGCTGCGCCAGGGCGACGCCAGCGGCCGCCACGTCCTCACCCTCCGGCTGCCGGGGCCGGCATGA